One window from the genome of Schistocerca piceifrons isolate TAMUIC-IGC-003096 chromosome 1, iqSchPice1.1, whole genome shotgun sequence encodes:
- the LOC124726200 gene encoding piggyBac transposable element-derived protein 3-like: protein MPSRKSRNYDKLYKICPLISQILINFKEFYAPAKEQAIDECMVKFKERIAFKQYMPQKPIKRGYKIWARADRLGHICDFQIYTGKVEGIVEKSLGERILRDMCKGLEGKGYHVYFDNFFTSVSLLQKLKDDGLFACGTIRSHRKGLPTLKTDKELQRGEFDWSVRSVGIACIKWKDKRVVTLLSTIDSPVCVEEVSHKEKDGKITKVPFPKIVKSYNANMGCVDKADMTNSFYAIDGKSRRWWLILFWYIVDISIGNAFILFRLCNPIAKQVLKDFRRRVATGLVGSNVFKDSPGHPSTLSEPSAKKFKSVVPHEKRISEAKHRPKHGTSRRCVHCSTRKNPTEADGHVVTAR, encoded by the coding sequence ATGCCTTCAAGGAAgagcagaaattatgacaaattataTAAAATCTGTCCACTAATCAGTCAGATACTGATAAACTTCAAAGAATTCTATGCACCTGCTAAGGAGCAAGCTATAGATGAATGCATGGTGAAGTTCAAAGAACGAATCGCGTTCAAACAATATATGCCCCAAAAGCCAATCAAGAGGGGATACAAAATCTGGGCCAGAGCTGATAGGCTTGGACATATTTGTGATTTTCAGATATATACTGGAAAAGTTGAAGGCATAGTGGAAAAATCCTTAGGAGAGAGAATTTTGAGAGATATGTGTAAAGGCTTGGAAGGAAAGGGATACCATGTatactttgacaatttttttaccAGTGTCTCACTTTTACAGAAGCTTAAAGATGACGGActttttgcctgtggaacaattagatcaCACAGAAAAGGACTTCCTACTCTAAAAACAGACAAAGAGTTGCAAAGAGGAGAGTTTGACTGGTCAGTTCGTTCTGTTGGCATTGCCTGCATCAAATGGAAAGACAAACGTGTAGTCACATTGCTGTCTACAATTGATTCGCCTGTATGTGTTGAAGAAGTCAGCCATAAAGAAaaggatggaaaaatcacaaaggTACCTTTCCCAAAAATAGTGAAATCATATAATGCAAATATGGGATGTGTCGATAAGGCAGATATGACGAACAGTTTTTATGCAATAGACGGGAAATCACGAAGGTGGTGGCTAATATTATTTTGGTATATAGTTGACATTTCTATTGGAAATGCATTTATTCTGTTTCGATTATGTAATCCAATAGCAAAGCAAGTGCTAAAGGATTTTCGAAGACGTGTTGCCACAGGCCTGGTAGGCAGTAATGTCTTCAAAGATAGTCCTGGCCATCCCAGTACACTGTCAgaaccatctgcaaaaaaattcaaaTCTGTTGTTCCCCATGAGAAACGTATATCGGAAGCAAAACATCGGCCAAAACATGGAACCTCAAGGCGCTGTGTGCACTGCAGCACAAGAAAAAACCCCAcagaagcagatggacatgtagtcactgccaggtag